The DNA region AGGCTCGGCTCGATATGTCGCTTACGGCGTAGCCTAAACGAGTAGAAGCTTATAAAAGCACGGTAATAATCAAAAAAGCGTGCGATCGCGAGGAAATTCCCCTCCCAAATCTTTACTTAAGGGAAGATCCCCCGCGATCGCGGGGCAAAAAAGGTCAGTTGGGTCACATACTATAGCGCTCTTCTGCCCAAGGCTCTCCGCGCTTGTGGTAGCCGTTGCGCTCCCAAAAACCAAAATCTTCGCGGTTTAGAAACTCTAGTCCGTTAATCCATTTAGCACTTTTCCAGGCGTAAAGGTGCGGTACTACCAGCCGCAGAGGGCCGCCATGTTCTTCTGCTAGTGGCTCCCCAAAGAGGGTGTGTGCAAAAAAGTTTTCTTCCCGTAGAAAATCTTCTAGGGATATGTTGGTCGTATATCCGCCATAGCAGTGTTCCATGATATGAACAGCTTGGGGATCTATTTCCACCTGCTGCATAAAGTCTGTGACTTTCACCCCAGTCCACTGCACGTCTAGTTTCGACCAGCGCGTTACACAGTGGAAGTCAGCAGTAAAGTTGTGCTGGGGCATAGCCATGAAATCTGCCCAGCTAAAGGTTTTTTCTTTGGCTAGACCCCATACCCGCAGTTGCCATTGCTCCTGTATGATGCGAGGAGTCTGGCCATAAGTTAGGACTGGAAAACCCTTTGCTAGGTATTGACCTGGGGGGACGCGATCGCTCTCGGCGTTGCTTGATTTTTGGAAAAATTTTCCTAACATAAGTCAAGTAGTTGAGTTGTAGCGTTTTGTGGCGTTGTTGTGATTTGTTCT from Microcoleus sp. FACHB-831 includes:
- a CDS encoding sulfite oxidase-like oxidoreductase; translated protein: MLGKFFQKSSNAESDRVPPGQYLAKGFPVLTYGQTPRIIQEQWQLRVWGLAKEKTFSWADFMAMPQHNFTADFHCVTRWSKLDVQWTGVKVTDFMQQVEIDPQAVHIMEHCYGGYTTNISLEDFLREENFFAHTLFGEPLAEEHGGPLRLVVPHLYAWKSAKWINGLEFLNREDFGFWERNGYHKRGEPWAEERYSM